The following proteins come from a genomic window of Larimichthys crocea isolate SSNF chromosome XV, L_crocea_2.0, whole genome shotgun sequence:
- the efhd2 gene encoding EF-hand domain-containing protein D2 — protein sequence MATDELSSKLSRRLQIEEGAEEPVAVDGPGGHLNGSEEKPSTANADSELGAKLMRREELNEGQGERCQPSMKVFNPYTEFKEFSRQQIKDMEKMFKMYDAGKDNYIDLMELKLMMEKLEAPQTHLGLKNMIKEVDEDLDNKLSFREFLLIFRKAAAGELAEDSGLCVLARLSEIDVSTEGVKGAKTFFEAKVHAINESNRFEAEIRQEQEVKKKQAEEQKQRRAAFKELQSAFK from the exons ATGGCCACAGACGAGCTCTCGTCCAAGCTCAGCCGTCGGCTGCAGATCGAGGAAGGGGCCGAGGAACCTGTCGCTGTGGACGGGCCCGGAGGACACCTGAACGGCTCGGAAGAGAAACCAAGCACGGCCAACGCTGACTCCGAGCTGGGCGCTAAACTGATGCGGAGAGAGGAGCTGAACGAGGGCCAGGGGGAGCGCTGCCAGCCCAGCATGAAGGTGTTCAACCCCTACACCGAGTTCAAGGAGTTCTCCAGGCAGCAGATCAAAGACATGGAGAAGATGTTcaaaat GTACGACGCTGGGAAAGACAACTACATCGACCTGATGGAGCTGAAGCTGATGATGGAGAAGCTCGAAGCTCCACAGACACACCTCGGCTTGAAGAACATGATCAAGGAGGTGGACGAGGATCTGGACAACAAGCTCAGCTTCAGAGAG TTCCTGCTGATCTTCAggaaggcagcagcaggagagctgGCAGAGGACAGCGGCCTCTGTGTCCTCGCTCGTCTCTCTGAAATCGATGTCTCCACAGAGGGAGTCAAAGGAGCCAAGACTTTCTTTGAAGCCAAA GTCCACGCCATCAATGAGTCCAACCGGTTTGAGGCAGAGATCCGCCAGGAGCAGGAGGTCAAGAAGAAGCAGGCCGAGGAGCAGAAACAGAGACGTGCCGCTTTCAAAGAACTGCAGTCAGCCTTCAAGTGA